The Actinopolyspora erythraea genome has a segment encoding these proteins:
- a CDS encoding 5-methyltetrahydropteroyltriglutamate--homocysteine S-methyltransferase: MTRRSFPPYRADHVGSLLRPSYLRSAREEFSAGRLSAEALRETEDRAVREVVAMQEEIGLSTATDGEFRRSTWHMDFIYKLDGISASETTMSVRFHNEAGDIEFAPSATRVDGRIGLREPIFADDFAYLASQVSTATPKLTMPSPSMVHYRGGPAAISAEVYPDIEEFWKDLSAAYAEQIRALGARGCRYLQLDDTSLAYLNDPSQRAQLAERGDDAEHQHLRNIKQMNAALAARPAGMAVTTHMCRGNYRSSWVAEGGYDFVAEAVFNELDVDGFFLEFDDERSGGFAPLRFVPEDKVVVLGLVTTKRGELESKDELKRRIEEATRYIDIDQLCLSPQCGFASTEEGNALDHEQQVAKLRLIAETAEEVWGG; the protein is encoded by the coding sequence ATGACGCGACGTTCTTTCCCTCCCTACCGGGCGGACCACGTGGGCAGCCTGCTGCGCCCCTCCTACCTGCGCTCGGCACGCGAGGAGTTCTCGGCGGGCAGGCTCTCCGCCGAGGCGCTGCGCGAGACCGAGGACCGCGCGGTGCGCGAAGTGGTGGCCATGCAGGAGGAGATCGGCCTCTCCACCGCCACCGACGGCGAGTTCCGGCGCTCTACGTGGCACATGGACTTCATCTACAAGCTCGACGGGATCAGCGCGAGCGAGACCACGATGTCCGTGCGGTTCCACAACGAGGCGGGCGACATCGAGTTCGCCCCCTCCGCCACCCGGGTGGACGGCAGGATCGGGTTGCGGGAGCCGATCTTCGCCGACGACTTCGCCTACCTGGCGAGCCAGGTCAGCACGGCCACTCCCAAACTGACGATGCCCTCGCCGAGCATGGTCCACTACCGAGGTGGTCCCGCGGCGATCAGCGCCGAGGTCTACCCCGACATCGAGGAGTTCTGGAAGGATCTCTCGGCCGCCTACGCCGAGCAGATCAGAGCGCTGGGCGCGAGGGGGTGCAGGTATCTGCAACTGGACGACACCAGCCTGGCCTACCTCAACGATCCCTCCCAGCGAGCCCAACTCGCCGAGCGCGGCGACGACGCGGAGCACCAGCACCTGCGCAACATCAAGCAGATGAACGCGGCGCTGGCGGCACGCCCGGCCGGTATGGCGGTGACCACGCACATGTGCCGGGGCAACTACCGCTCCTCGTGGGTGGCCGAGGGCGGCTACGACTTCGTCGCCGAGGCGGTGTTCAACGAGCTCGACGTGGACGGCTTCTTCCTGGAGTTCGACGACGAGCGCTCCGGCGGGTTCGCGCCGCTGCGGTTCGTGCCCGAGGACAAGGTGGTCGTGCTCGGGCTGGTCACCACCAAACGCGGCGAGCTGGAGTCCAAGGACGAGCTGAAGCGGCGTATCGAGGAAGCCACCCGCTACATAGACATCGACCAGCTGTGCCTGTCACCGCAGTGCGGGTTCGCCTCCACGGAGGAGGGCAACGCGCTGGATCACGAACAGCAGGTGGCCAAGCTGCGGCTGATAGCCGAAACCGCCGAGGAGGTCTGGGGCGGCTGA